A stretch of the Arachis stenosperma cultivar V10309 chromosome 6, arast.V10309.gnm1.PFL2, whole genome shotgun sequence genome encodes the following:
- the LOC130935530 gene encoding bifunctional fucokinase/fucose pyrophosphorylase → MESSRKAGRSSRAKQKHDLASLLRKSWYHLRLSVRHPSRVPTWDAILLTAASPEQAQLYTWQLQRAKRMGRIAPSTVTLAVPDPDGHRIGSGAATLNAIHALALHYRNHFVPDLHSQVASTNGSGSGAGDGDGDDVAMAELMAKKHILLLHAGGDSKRVPWANPMGKVFLPLPYLAGDDPDGPVPLLFDHILAIASCARQAFGSEGGMLTMTGDVLPCFDASTMTLPQDTSCIITVPITLDVASNHGVIVAAKTKNNTQNYAVSLVDNLLQKPSVEELVKSKAVLADGRTLLDTGIIAVRGKAWSELVTLSCSSQQMISELIKIKKEMSLYEDLVAAWVPAKHEWLRKRPLGEELVNKLGKQKMFSYCDYDLLFLHFGTSNEVLEHLSGVGSELVGRRHLCSIPATTAADITASAVILSSKIAPGVSIGEDSLIYDSSISGGIQIGSLCIVVGVNIALDDHLSTEDSIKFMLPDRHCLWEVPLVGSGERVLVFCGLHDNPKSSLSRDGTFCGKPWKKVLHDLGIQESDLWESSSTDEKCLWNSKIFPILPYSQMLNVALWLMGLAKPKTEHMLSSLWRSSSRISLEELHRSIDFSTMCIGSSNHQADLAAGIAKACISYGMLGRNLSQLCEEILQNEGSGVEICMDFLGMCPKVQEQNSNILPKSRAYQVQVDLLRACNDEVTACKLEPKVWAAVADETASAVRYGFKEHLSESPGSLSCLEYQNNHHDGHTHEPFHRRMVKVELPVRVDFVGGWSDTPPWSIERAGCVLNMAISLEGSAPIGTVIETTETTGVLITDDVNNKLHIEDYKSISAPFDGDDPFRLVKSALLVTGIIHDNILVDMGMKIKTWANVPRGSGLGTSSILAAAVVKALLQIIDGDDSTENVARLVLVLEQLMGTGGGWQDQIGGLYPGIKCTSSFPGIPLRLQVIPLLASPQLVSKLQQRLLVVFTGQVRLAHKVLQKVVIRYLRRDNLLVSSIKRLVELAKIGREALMNCDIDELGEIMLEAWRLHQELDPYCSNECVDRLFSFASPYCSGYKLVGAGGGGFALLLAKDADQAMELRQRLQDNKDLNAKIYNWQIFL, encoded by the exons ATGGAGAGCAGCAGAAAGGCGGGTCGGTCTTCTCGGGCCAAACAGAAGCACGATTTGGCCTCCCTCCTCCGCAAATCATGGTACCATCTCAGGCTCTCCGTCCGCCACCCATCCAGAGTCCCCACCTGGGACGCCATCCTCCTAACCGCCGCCAGCCCCGAGCAGGCCCAGCTCTACACCTGGCAGCTCCAACGGGCCAAGCGTATGGGTCGGATCGCCCCCTCCACCGTCACCCTTGCCGTACCCGACCCCGACGGCCACCGCATCGGATCCGGTGCTGCCACTCTCAATGCCATTCACGCCCTCGCCCTCCATTACCGCAACCACTTCGTCCCCGATCTCCACTCACAG GTCGCAAGCACAAATGGCAGTGGTAGTGGTGCCGGTGACGGTGATGGTGATGACGTGGCAATGGCTGAGTTGATGGCCAAAAAGCACATTCTGCTGCTCCATGCGGGTGGGGATTCTAAGAGGGTGCCATGGGCTAACCCTATGGGGAAGGTGTTCCTTCCGCTTCCCTATTTGGCCGGTGATGATCCAGATGGTCCTGTTCCTCTCCTCTTTGACCATATTCTTGCTATTGCTTCTTGTGCCAGGCAAGCTTTTGGAAGTGAAG GTGGGATGTTAACCATGACCGGGGATGTTCTTCCATGTTTTGATGCATCGACCATGACTCTGCCTCAGGACACTTCATGCATCATCACTGTTCCAATCACCCTTGATGTTGCTTCAAATCATGGAGTGATTGTTGCagctaaaactaaaaataacaCTCAAAACTATGCAGTGAGTTTGGTAGATAATCTCCTGCAGAAACCTAGCGTAGAAGAGCTTGTTAAAAGCAAGGCAGTTCTAGCTGATGGTAGAACGCTTCTTGATACTGGAATAATAGCAGTTAGGGGTAAGGCGTGGTCAGAGCTTGTTACCCTTTCATGTTCCTCTCAGCAAATGATTTCAGAACTCATCAAGATAAAAAAAGAG ATGAGTTTATATGAAGATTTGGTTGCTGCCTGGGTACCTGCAAAGCATGAGTGGTTGAGAAAGCGTCCACTGGGTGAAGAACTGGTCAATAAATTAGGCAAGCAGAAGATGTTCAGCTATTGTGACT ATGACTTGTTGTTTTTGCACTTTGGAACCTCAAATGAAGTTCTAGAACACCTCAGCGGAGTTGGTTCAGAATTAGTAGGGAGAAGACACCTGTGTTCTATTCCAGCAACAACAGCTGCTGATATTACAGCATCTGCTGTTATTCTTTCTAGTAAAATTGCACCAGGAGTCTCTATTGGAGAAGATTCTCTAATATATGATTCATCTATTTCGGGTGGAATACAAATTGGCTCCTTATGTATAGTTGTTGGAGTCAACATTGCTCTTGATGATCATCTTAGCACTGAGGATTCAATCAAATTCATGCTTCCAGATCGCCATTGTCTTTGGGAGGTTCCCTTGGTTGGGAGTGGAGAACGAGTTCTAGTATTTTGTGGCCTTCATGATAACCCGAAAAGTTCACTTTCTAGAGATGGCACATTTTGTGGGAAACCTTGGAAGAAAGTTTTACATGATTTGGGTATTCAAGAAAGTGATTTATGGGAGTCCTCAAGCACCGATGAGAAGTGTTTATGGAATTCGAAAATATTTCCTATACTTCCTTATTCTCAGATGCTTAACGTTGCACTCTGGTTGATGGGCTTAGCTAAACCAAAAACTGAACATATGCTTTCTTCGTTATGGAGATCTTCCAGCCGCATCAGCCTGGAGGAATTGCATAGATCAATTGATTTCTCAACAATGTGCATAGGTTCTAGCAATCACCAAGCTGATCTTGCAGCAGGAATTGCAAAAGCGTGCATTAGCTATGGAATGCTGGGTCGCAATTTGTCTCAATTATGTGAAGAAATTCTTCAAAATGAAGGTTCTGGAGTTGAAATATGCATGGATTTTCTGGGTATGTGTCCAAAAGTTCAAGAGCAGAACTCCAATATACTTCCCAAAAGCCGGGCATACCAGGTGCAAGTTGATCTTCTTCGAGCTTGCAATGATGAAGTGACAGCATGCAAGCTGGAGCCCAAAGTTTGGGCCGCTGTGGCTGATGAAACCGCTTCAGCAGTAAGATATGGATTTAAGG AGCATTTATCAGAGTCACCTGGTAGCCTCTCCTGTCTTGAGTACCAGAATAACCACCATGATGGGCACACTCATGAGCCTTTCCATCGTAGAATGGTAAAAGTAGAACTACCTGTACGCGTAGATTTTGTTGGGGGTTGGAGTGATACCCCTCCATGGAGCATCGAGCGTGCTGGATGTGTTCTAAATATGGCAATAAGCTTGGAAGGTTCTGCTCCAATTGGCACTGTCATAGAGACAACTGAAACAACCGGAGTATTAATTACTGATGATGTGAACAACAAGTTACATATTGAAGATTATAAATCCATTTCTGCTCCATTTGATGGAGATGATCCATTTCGGTTGGTCAAATCTGCCTTACTTGTGACTGGCATTATTCATGACAACATTCTTGTAGACATGGGCATGAAAATCAAGACTTGGGCCAATGTCCCCCGTGGTAGTGGGTTAGGTACTTCTAGTATCTTAGCTGCTGCAGTGGTAAAAGCGCTTCTCCAGATAATTGATGGCGATGACAGCACTGAGAATGTTGCTAGACTTGTTTTGGTGTTGGAACAACTCATGGGCACTGGAGGTGGGTGGCAAGACCAAATTGGGGGATTATACCCTGGGATCAAATGTACTTCAAGCTTTCCAGGAATTCCATTGCGGCTTCAAGTCATTCCATTGTTAGCTTCACCTCAGTTGGTTTCTAAGTTGCAGCAAAGGTTACTTGTTGTATTTACTGGTCAA GTTCGACTTGCACATAAGGTTTTGCAAAAAGTGGTGATCAGATATCTTCGGAGGGATAACCTTCTTGTATCCAGTATTAAGCGCCTTGTTGAACTGGCAAAGATTGGGAGAGAAGCTTTGATGAATTGCGACATTGATGAACTTGGCGAGATAATGTTGGAAGCTTGGAGATTGCATCAAGAGCTTGATCCTTACTGCAGCAACGAGTGTGTTGACAGgctcttttcttttgctagTCCATACTGCTCCGGGTACAAGCTGGTTGGAGCTGGCGGCGGCGGGTTTGCTCTCTTGCTTGCCAAGGATGCAGATCAAGCCATGGAACTGAGACAAAGACTACAAGATAACAAAGATTTGAATGCGAAAATCTACAATTGGCAGATATTTCTATAG
- the LOC130933188 gene encoding protein LEAD-SENSITIVE 1, translating into MGLLTNKVLRHEIKPGDHIYTYRAVFAYSHHGIFVGGSKVVHFRPARNLKSITEASSDLDDQTSDPCPTFPDCGFRQPNSGVVLSCLDCFLRNGSIYCFEYGVSPSVFLTKIRGGTCTTALSDPPETVIHRAMYLLQNGFGNYNVFQNNCEDFALYCRTGLLIVDKQGVGRSGQASSIIGAPLAAMLSSPLKLLMPSPVGVATVTAGMYCMSRYATDIGVRSDVIKVGVEDLAVNLGWHCPDPMQEEEEEEEEEVVDPGVETSDTQITTVR; encoded by the exons ATGGGTCTGCTTACAAACAAAGTATTGAGACATGAAATCAAGCCTGGCGATCACATCTACACTTACAGAGCTGTTTTCGCTTACTCTCATCAtg GGATTTTTGTTGGGGGAAGCAAGGTTGTGCATTTCAGACCTGCGCGAAACTTGAAGTCAATCACCGAGGCATCTTCAGACCTGGATGATCAAACATCAGACCCATGTCCAACCTTTCCTGATTGCGGATTCAGGCAGCCAAACAGTGGCGTGGTTCTTTCTTGCCTAGACTGCTTCCTTCGAAATGGGTCCATTTACTGTTTTGAGTATGGTGTTTCACCATCCGTTTTTCTTACCAAAATACGGGGAGGCACATGCACTACTGCATTATCTGATCCACCAGAGACCGTGATCCATCGGGCAATGTATCTGCTTCAAAATGGCTTTGGCAACTATAATGTGTTTCAAAACAATTGTGAGGATTTTGCTTTGTACTGCAGAACTGGCCTATTGATAGTGGATAAGCAAGGGGTTGGAAGAAGTGGCCAAGCTTCTTCCATTATCGGTGCCCCGCTGGCTGCAATGCTTTCTTCTCCACTCAAGTTGTTGATGCCAAGTCCTGTTGGTGTGGCAACGGTAACAGCAGGAATGTACTGCATGAGCAGGTATGCAACTGACATTGGTGTAAGAAGTGATGTGATCAAGGTTGGAGTCGAAGACTTGGCCGTGAACTTGGGATGGCATTGCCCTGATCCGATgcaagaggaggaggaggaggaggaggaggaggtggtggaTCCTGGAGTGGAAACTTCAGACACACAGATTACCACTGTCAGATGA